The Ignavibacteriota bacterium genome segment GCCTCTCGGGACCGGGGAGAAGTACACGGTGGGCGACCTCTCCTTCTCGGTGGGATACGGGAAGAGGGTCTCCGATCGGTTCTCGGTCGGCCTTCAGGTGACGTACCTCCAGGAGCGGATCTGGCACAGCTCGCTCAGTGCCATGTCTCTGAGCATCGGGACGCTCTACCAGATCTCCGAGGACGGATTCCGGATCGGCGCCAGTATCTCGAACTGGGGGACGCGGGCAAAGTATGACGGACGTGATCTGCGGGTCCTGTTCGACCAGAACACCGGAGTGAACGGTGACAATGGACAGATCCCGGCAGAACTGATGATGACCGACTATCCGCTGCCGATCCTCTTCCGTGTCGGCCTCGGGATGCCGTTCGTCATCGACGAGAATAACCGGCTGCAGATCGCCGTGGATGCATTCCACCCGAGCGACAACGGTGAAAGCATCAGCGTCGGCGGAGAATGGCTGTTCTTCAATACCTTCGCGCTCCGCGGAGGGTATCAGCATTTGTTCCTGCAGGACTCCGAGGTGGGACTCACACTGGGGGCGGGACTGCGGTATGATGCGAACGGACTCAATCTGCTGTTCGACTATGCCTGGGCGGATTATGGACGTTTGCAGAAGGTTCAGCGGCTCACTCTGGGCGTGATGTTCTAACCATGGAGGTGGTGTACTCATCGCAATGAAGAATTTCAAGACGAAGTACGGTCGGTTCTCCGAGACCGGGATGGAATACATCATCACGACCCCGCGCACCCCGCGTCCGTGGATCAATGTGATGAGTAACGGGGACTACGGGCTCACCGTGTCGCAGACCGGGAGCGGGTACAGCTGGCGCACCCATGCGCAGTTGAACCGCATCACGCGGTGGGACCAGGACCTGATCAGGGACGAGTGGGGAAAGTACATCTATCTGCGCGATGAAAAGGGGAATCTCTGGTCGGCAGGATGGAAGCCGGTCTGTGACGAGCCGGAAGCCTATGAATGCCGCCACGGGATCGGCTATTCCGTCATCACCTCACGGAATCACGGGATCGAGACCGAACTGACGATGTTCGTTCCTGTTGACGCCCCCATGGAAGTATGGCAGCTCACCATCCGCAATACCACGCGGCGTGCCCGGCAGTTGTCCCTTTCCACCTATCTGGAATGGGGGCTGGGTCAGGCACCCGACTGGCACAGGGAGTTCCACAAGTCGTTCATTGAAACGTCGTACGATGCGGATGCGCATGCGGTGATCGCCACCAAACGGCTCTGGGAAGTGCCGACCGACCGCGGGCACTGGAACACGAACTGGCCCTACGTGGCATTTCATGCGTCGAACCTGAAGCCTTCTTCCTTTGATACCGACAAGGAATCCTTCCTCGGGAACTACGGCTCACCCGCACATCCCGTGGCAGCAGCATCGGCCCGGCCACTGGCGAAGAAGTCCGGCAATTGGCTCGATCCCGTCGCCAGTCTCCGCCACACCATCCGGCTTGCCCCCGGAAAAGAGACCACGATCGTGTATGTCCTGGGTTGTGCCGAAACCGCTGACGAAGCCCGGACCCTGGCCCGCACGTTCCGCACGCCGGCTGATGTCCGGAACGCTCTGGATGCCGTCGGCCGCATGTGGCATGGGTTGTTGTCGACAGTTGAAGTGCACACGCCCGACGACTCCATGAACCTCATGGAGAACACCTGGTTGAAGTATCAGGCGATCTCAGGCCGTATCTGGGGGCGCACGGCGTACTACCAAACGGGTGGAGCATACGGGTTCCGCGATCAGCTCCAGGACAGCCAGCTCTGGCTCACCATCGATCCGTCCCGGACGCGCGACCAATTGCGGCTCCATGCACGGCACCAATTCGCGGATGGTTCGGTCTACCACTGGTGGCACCCGATGTCGGAGATCGGCATGCGCAATCAGATCTCGGACAATCTGCTCTGGCTTCCGTACGTGATGACGGGATACCTGAACGAGACCGGCGATACCGGCATCCTCGATTGCACCGAACCATTCGTGGATGAGCCATCGCCCGCATCGATGTATGACCACTGTGTTTTCGCGATCGAGAAGTCGCTCACACGTTTCAGTGACCGTGGCCTGCCGCTCATCGGTGGTGGGGATTGGAATGACGGCCTCAGTGCGGTGGGGCTCGACAACAAAGGCGAGTCCATCTGGCTTGGCCACTTCCTGCACAGGATCCTTCTGGATTTCTCGGGCGTGGCGGCGGTCCGGGGCGACCACGACCGGTCCGGACATTTTCGTGCCCGGGCAGGGGAGCTCCGCGAGAAGCTGAACACGCTCGGTTGGGATGGCGAGTATTACTATGGCGCCACCAAAGATTCGGGAGAACGCCTCGGGAGCCGGAAGAACACGGAGGGTCGCGTCTGGTTGAATCCGCAGACATGGGCGATCATCGGGGACGTGGCTGATGACGAGCGCGCAGAGCAGGTCTTCGATGTCGTCGAGCGCGAGCTCGAGAAGGAGATCGGCCCGCTGCTGCTCACCCCCGCCTACGCGACGCCGGACAAGTACGTCGGCTATCTCACGCGGTACAGTCCGGGGATGCGCGAGAATGGCGGCGTGTACACGCATGGCGCAACCTGGGCAGTGATCGCCGCCGCGCTCCTCGGCAGGGGCGAAGCCGCACATCGGATCTATGCCAAATTGAATCCGATCAATCGCTCACGCAAGCCGGATGTCTACTGCGCGGAGCCGTTCGTCACCCCTGGCAATATCGAAGGCCCGGAGTCTCCGTACTATGGGCGCGGTGGCTGGACGTGGTATTCGGGATCTGCTGCATGGTTGTATAAGGTCGGCCTTGAATGGGTCCTCGGCGTGCGTGCAACGGCACACGGCCTGATCGTGGATCCGTGCATTCCTCCCTCCTGGGACCGCTACACCGTGCGGCGTAGGTTCCGTGGTGTCCAGTACACCATCACGGTCGAGAACCCCCAGCATGTCGCGTGTGGCGTGGCCAGAGTGTTCGTGGATGGTATCGAAGCCTGCGCATCCATGGGGCCGCGTGCCAGGGTCCTTCCACCGGCCATTCCGGGGTCGACGCACGATGTTCGCGTCATCCTCGGGGGCGCGTAGCCCATCCGTTCAGGTTCAGGCTGTCCGTCCTGCTCGCGGGGTGGACGGCCATTCCTCTCACTGGTTGTTCGATCGGATATCACAATGCGACGCGGACCACTTCTGTTCCTGCTGGCCATTCTCGCGGTCGGCCATGTTGACGCTCAGATCACCGAAACCGCCCTTCTGGATACGGTCCAGTATACCGCATTTCGTTTCTTCTGGGATGAAGCCAATCCTTCCAATGGATTGATCCGTGACCGCGCCAGCGTCAACGGCACGGGCTACATTTCGTGGGTGCCTTCCAGCATCGCTTCCTGTGGATTCGGACTCAGCGCCATCTGCATCGGGGTGGATCACGGGTGGGTCTCGCGTGCGACCGCCGCCGACCGGGTTGTGACGATGCTCCGCACGTTCTGGAACGGGCCGCAAGGGTCAGGTTCCAACTACATCGGTGCGTACGGGCTGTTCTATCATATGCTCGACATGAGTACGGCCAAGCGGACCTGGGACAGTGAGCTGTCGACCATCGACACGGCGTTGTTGTTCGCCGGCATCGTGGACGCCCGGGAGTTCTTTGACGGGGCTGACGCCGTCGAAGTCGAGATCCGCACGCTGGCCGACAACATCACCCGGCGAGCGAACTGGGACCTGATGCGCAATTTTCACCCCGGCATCCTTATGGGCTGGATGCCCGGCAGCGGATTCCTGAACTACGGCCAGTGGGTCGGCTATAATGAAGCCATGATCATGTATATCCTGGCCATGGGCTCGCCGACGTATCCGGTGGATTCGCTCGGGTGGAAGGCGTGGACCGCCGGCTATCAGTGGCAGACGCACTATGGCCAGACGTATGTGATCTTTCCGCCGTTGTTCGGCCATCAGTATTCGCACTGCTGGATCGATTTCCGGAACATCCAGGATGAGTACATGCGGGGGAAGGGGATCACGTACTTTGAGAACTCCCGCCGTGCTGCGCTTGCCCAGCGCGCCTATTGCGCCGCCAATCCGGGAAATTTCCCGGGGTACAGCGACTCCCTCTGGGGGCTGACGGCGAGCGACACGCCGACCGGCTATCGTGCGCACGGGGCACCGCCCGCACAGGATGACGATGGCACACTGGTCCCCACCGCGCCGATCAGCTCCATCGCGTTCGCACCCGAGGCCGTGCTCCCCACGATGAGGAATATGTGGAACAACTATCGCGGGAATCTCTGGACCAAATACGGGTTCCGCGATGCGTTCAACCTCAAGGTCAACTGGTGGGATACCGATATCATCGGCATCGATCAGGGGCCGATCATCGTCATGATCGAGAACTATCGCACGGGAAAGGTCTGGAAGCGATTCATGAAGAATGAGGACATCCAGCGGGGGCTTGCCGTAGCAGGATTCACCACCGTGACGTCGGTTGACGATCCGACACCTCTGGTGCCGCACGCTGTCGCACTCGGCCAGAACTTCCCCAATCCATTCAATCCGTCGACGACCATCACGTTCTCCCTGCCTGCAGGAGCCACGGCACGGGTGAGCCTGCGTATCCATAACGTGCTCGGCCAGGTGGTCGCCGATCTTGTGGATGGCATGATGGAGGGGGCAACCATGCGATCACATTCGATGGTACCCGCCTGAGCTCAGGCATGTATTACTACCAGCTCCGTACGGGGACGACGACGATCACCCGTTCCATGCTGCTGGCAAAATGACGCTACGATCCATGGTCTTCACAGGAGAGAGTTCTATGCGTTACCGCTGGACGTTACTGGTCGCTGGTGTGATCGGGGTTGTCGCACTGTCGTGTACGGGTGCGCGCGAAGCGTCGGCGCCGATCATGGCGCCGCAGAAGTCCGTTGCCTGGGATCCCTTCCTTGATACGCTGCAGGAACGTACGCTGAAGTTCTTCCTGGAGACAACACCGGAGAACGGGCTGGCGTATGACCGTTGGCCGTCCCCTTCGCCGTCCAGCATCGGCGCTGTCGGGTACGCTCTGACCTGCTATCCGATCGCCGTGGAGCGCGGAATGATCACACGCGCGGAGGGTGCCCGGCGTGCAGCAACCACCCTCCGGTATCTGTATAGCCTGCCGCAACATCCTGGCTCGACGGCCGTGTCGGGCTACAAGGGATTCTTCTATCACTTTGTGGATGTTCGCGATGGTTCGCGCTACTGGAATTGCGAACTCTCCACCATCGACACCGGCCTGATGCTGATGGGGGCGTTCACCTGTCAGTCGTACTTTGACGGCGTTACTCCGGACGAGGCGGCCCTGCGTGCGTACACGGATTCCCTCTATCGGCGGGTGGACTGGCAGTGGGCGACAAACAACGGGCCGGGGATCTCCCATGGCTGGAAACCGGAGAGCGGTTTCAATGCGACCACCTGGCGGGGTATGACGAATCGGCGTTCCTCATCATGCTTGCTCTCGGTTCGCCGACCCATCCCGTGCGGGATGGCATGTGGGAGTACTGGCTGGAGCCCTGCCGCTGGGCGGACTATCGTGGCCAGAGCTTCATCAGCTTCGCCCCGCTCTTCGGTCATCAGTTCTCGTTTTGCTGGATCGATCTCCGCGGCGTGACCGACCGGTATATCCGCGAGAAGGGGATCGATTATTTCGAGAACTCGCGGCGTGCGACCTATGCGTCACGTGCCTATGCGATCGCCAACCCGCTCGGCATGGCGGGCTATGCGGACACCGTGTGGGGCATGACCGCATGCGATGGGCCGGGGGATACGACCTTCGTTGTCGGCGGCGTGAGCCGGCGCTTCACCGGCTATGCGGCGAGAGGTGCATCCTTTGATTGGAACCTGGATGATGGCACGATCGCGCCGGCCGCGGCCGGTGGCTCCCTGCCGTTTGCGCCGGAGATCTGCATCCCCGCACTCAAGGCGATGCGCACGCTGCATGGCGACCGCCTGTTCCGGAAGTACGGATTCGCGGACGGGTTCAATATGACCTACCGTACGGAGCGGTGGCCCGATGGGTGGTTCGACCCGGATCACGTCGGTATCGATCAGGGACCGATCGCCATCATGATCGAGAACCTGCGGACGGGCTTTGTGTGGAAGCAGATCGCGCGGAACCCCTCCATCGTGAAAGGGCTCCGGCGGGCGGGCTTCTCCGGAGGGTGGCTCACGAACGCGGCACCATGATGCCAGCGGTGCGCGTCACGCCGCACAGCCGTTTCTTCTTCAACCAGAACCCCGCCGGTCATGACCGGCGGGACCGTGTTCACCATGACCACATGATGGCCCACACATGAGACCGAATCTCGCACGCCTGCGTTCTCTCGCCCCCGGCGCATTCCTGATCCTCCTCACCCCTGTGCTGGCCTGGACACAACCCCGTCTTCTGGACGGGTGCGAAACAACGGATGGATGGCGCGTGATCGTCTCCGAAGGCGCGGATCTGCGTCTTGCGGGCGTGCCCGGGAAGACCGGGAACGCTCTGGCCATGCACTTCGACCTCAGCAAAGTCTCCGGGTATGTGATCGCCCGGAAGGACTTCGCCGTTGACCTGCCGGCGAACTATCAGTTCACGTTCGATATGCAGGCGGATGCCCCGGTGAACAACTTCGAGTTCAAAGTGATGGACGAGCATGAGAATGTTCACTGGATAAAGAAGCTGAACATCACGTATCCAAAAACGTGGACGCGTCAGCGCATCAAGAAACGTCATCTCTCCTTGGCGTGGGGGCCACAGCGGGATGCACCTCTCAGGTCCGTTCGGGCCGTCGAGTTCGTGGTCTCTGTCGGCAGCGGCGGAACAGGGACAGTGTCCATCGACAACTTCCGGTTCGAACCGATCGACGACGGTGCGGCAGCCAGTGCAAAGCCGAAGGTCACAACCACACCGGCCTCCGCCGGACGGGTGAAGATCTCTTCCGATGGAAGGGTGGTCACCGGATGGAAGACGGGGTCACGGTCGCCGGCCGCGCTGCATGTGGATCTCGGGTATCAGCGGGAATTCGGCGGGCTGGTCATCCATTGGGCTCATGGCCGTCATGCCACGGGATACGCGATCGATCTTTCGGATGATGGCCGCGATTGGGAATCCGTGCACACCGCAGCAGGAGGGAACGGGGGGAAAGACTACGTATATCTCCCTGAAGCGGAAGGGCGGTTCCTTCGTCTCCGGGCAACGGCATACGCAGACACGAAGGGTGTGGCCATCGACAGCATCGTGGTCCAGCCGCCTTCCTTCTCTGCCTCCCCGAACGATCTGTTCCGCGCTGTCGCGGCGGATGCGCCCCGCGGTTGGTACCCGAAGTACTTCCACAATGAGCAGACCTACTGGACCGTGACCGGTGCTCCCGGGGACGACAAAGAGGCCCTCATGAATGAGATCGGAGCGGTGGAGCCGGACAAGTTGAGTTTTTCGATCGAGCCATTCATCTACCTGGACGGGAGACTCTTTTCCTGGCAGGATGTGACCTCGACCCCTTCGCTGGCGCAGGGCTATCTTCCCTCGCCGGGCGTCACGTGGCGGTATCGCGACGAGTGGACGCTGACCATGGAAGCCGTTGCGGGAGGTGTCGCGGGCAATTCGATCCTGGGACTCCGGTATGTGCTTGAAATGTCGCGGCCCGGCAACTCGCGTCCGAAGCTGTTCCTCGCCATCCGGCCGTTCCAGGTGAATCCGCCGTGGCAATTCCTGAATACGGTGGGCGGGGTCACGCGCATCGACAGCGTGGCGATGGCGGAGGGGCGGATCCGTGTGAATGAACGGGATGTCGTGCCGATGACCGCGCCGTCAGGCTTCGGGGCAACCTCGTTCGCGTCCGGTGAGATCGTCGAGTACCTGTCCCGCGGCATTCTGCCGGGAGCGCAGCGTGCGGCCGACGGCAACGGGTTTGCGTCTGCGGCACTCATGTATGATCTCAGTCTCATGACGGGAGACCGGAAAGAGATCTATGTCGGCGTGCCGTTCCACGGCTGGCGGGGGAGTCCGCAGGCGAACATGGCCGCCGGCGGCGA includes the following:
- a CDS encoding discoidin domain-containing protein, giving the protein MRPNLARLRSLAPGAFLILLTPVLAWTQPRLLDGCETTDGWRVIVSEGADLRLAGVPGKTGNALAMHFDLSKVSGYVIARKDFAVDLPANYQFTFDMQADAPVNNFEFKVMDEHENVHWIKKLNITYPKTWTRQRIKKRHLSLAWGPQRDAPLRSVRAVEFVVSVGSGGTGTVSIDNFRFEPIDDGAAASAKPKVTTTPASAGRVKISSDGRVVTGWKTGSRSPAALHVDLGYQREFGGLVIHWAHGRHATGYAIDLSDDGRDWESVHTAAGGNGGKDYVYLPEAEGRFLRLRATAYADTKGVAIDSIVVQPPSFSASPNDLFRAVAADAPRGWYPKYFHNEQTYWTVTGAPGDDKEALMNEIGAVEPDKLSFSIEPFIYLDGRLFSWQDVTSTPSLAQGYLPSPGVTWRYRDEWTLTMEAVAGGVAGNSILGLRYVLEMSRPGNSRPKLFLAIRPFQVNPPWQFLNTVGGVTRIDSVAMAEGRIRVNERDVVPMTAPSGFGATSFASGEIVEYLSRGILPGAQRAADGNGFASAALMYDLSLMTGDRKEIYVGVPFHGWRGSPQANMAAGGDRMYHTLMTEQTLSWWQGHLATFRVTVPPEAEPVIRTVQSNLAYIMINRDGPGIQPGSRSYERSWIRDGSLTATALLQTGHPGEVREFLDWYAQGQFPSGKIPCVIDARGPDAVPEHDSHGEFIYAVMQYFRYTGDTTWLRGKYDTVVKAVRYIQSLRAQRKADVYKNGTPEQRALYGLVPESISHEGYWDIPRHSYWDDFFTLRGLKDAADMAVVLGERNDAAEFAVERDDFRACLYASMRLAMANTNVDYIPGCAEIGDFDATSTTIGVAPGGELGNIPEPQLHNTFDKYFAYFQERKVRETNPNYTPYETRVIGTFVYLGQRERVEEALQFFMNDRRPPAWNHWAEVVWRDPKTPKFIGDMPHTWVGSDFIRSVRAMFVYERERDTALVIGAGIPASWIASATGVGISGFPTYYGKLAYTMKQNGSVLAVEIPAGVRIPSGGLIVAVPTGSPVQRVSVNGSHALCSPTGEIRLQSLPASVIIEY
- a CDS encoding PorV/PorQ family protein, giving the protein MKKHVLVGMMVLALGVHQVPAQTKVGTTIGQFLLIEPSARVAGMGNAGVTTYEEIQSAYFNPAAAGHIEQTGVQFTHSPWLADITYDYVGGVLAMGDLGNIFASVTSLNSGDIDVRTISQPLGTGEKYTVGDLSFSVGYGKRVSDRFSVGLQVTYLQERIWHSSLSAMSLSIGTLYQISEDGFRIGASISNWGTRAKYDGRDLRVLFDQNTGVNGDNGQIPAELMMTDYPLPILFRVGLGMPFVIDENNRLQIAVDAFHPSDNGESISVGGEWLFFNTFALRGGYQHLFLQDSEVGLTLGAGLRYDANGLNLLFDYAWADYGRLQKVQRLTLGVMF
- a CDS encoding Tat pathway signal protein, producing MRRGPLLFLLAILAVGHVDAQITETALLDTVQYTAFRFFWDEANPSNGLIRDRASVNGTGYISWVPSSIASCGFGLSAICIGVDHGWVSRATAADRVVTMLRTFWNGPQGSGSNYIGAYGLFYHMLDMSTAKRTWDSELSTIDTALLFAGIVDAREFFDGADAVEVEIRTLADNITRRANWDLMRNFHPGILMGWMPGSGFLNYGQWVGYNEAMIMYILAMGSPTYPVDSLGWKAWTAGYQWQTHYGQTYVIFPPLFGHQYSHCWIDFRNIQDEYMRGKGITYFENSRRAALAQRAYCAANPGNFPGYSDSLWGLTASDTPTGYRAHGAPPAQDDDGTLVPTAPISSIAFAPEAVLPTMRNMWNNYRGNLWTKYGFRDAFNLKVNWWDTDIIGIDQGPIIVMIENYRTGKVWKRFMKNEDIQRGLAVAGFTTVTSVDDPTPLVPHAVALGQNFPNPFNPSTTITFSLPAGATARVSLRIHNVLGQVVADLVDGMMEGATMRSHSMVPA
- a CDS encoding glycosyl transferase family 36 produces the protein MKNFKTKYGRFSETGMEYIITTPRTPRPWINVMSNGDYGLTVSQTGSGYSWRTHAQLNRITRWDQDLIRDEWGKYIYLRDEKGNLWSAGWKPVCDEPEAYECRHGIGYSVITSRNHGIETELTMFVPVDAPMEVWQLTIRNTTRRARQLSLSTYLEWGLGQAPDWHREFHKSFIETSYDADAHAVIATKRLWEVPTDRGHWNTNWPYVAFHASNLKPSSFDTDKESFLGNYGSPAHPVAAASARPLAKKSGNWLDPVASLRHTIRLAPGKETTIVYVLGCAETADEARTLARTFRTPADVRNALDAVGRMWHGLLSTVEVHTPDDSMNLMENTWLKYQAISGRIWGRTAYYQTGGAYGFRDQLQDSQLWLTIDPSRTRDQLRLHARHQFADGSVYHWWHPMSEIGMRNQISDNLLWLPYVMTGYLNETGDTGILDCTEPFVDEPSPASMYDHCVFAIEKSLTRFSDRGLPLIGGGDWNDGLSAVGLDNKGESIWLGHFLHRILLDFSGVAAVRGDHDRSGHFRARAGELREKLNTLGWDGEYYYGATKDSGERLGSRKNTEGRVWLNPQTWAIIGDVADDERAEQVFDVVERELEKEIGPLLLTPAYATPDKYVGYLTRYSPGMRENGGVYTHGATWAVIAAALLGRGEAAHRIYAKLNPINRSRKPDVYCAEPFVTPGNIEGPESPYYGRGGWTWYSGSAAWLYKVGLEWVLGVRATAHGLIVDPCIPPSWDRYTVRRRFRGVQYTITVENPQHVACGVARVFVDGIEACASMGPRARVLPPAIPGSTHDVRVILGGA